The DNA region GCTGAAGGTGTCCGTGACGAAGCGAGTGGCTGACGCTGTGCCGTTGGCCACGCAGGAGGCGCTAGACAAACTCATCGACGAAGCCTCAGTGAACACGCTAGCACGTGCGctagcggaggaggagggcgttGTCTTTGTGGATGAGATCGACAAGGTGGTCGCCGAGCCGTCCAGCGCCAACGCCGACGTCAGCTCCACCGGGGTGCAGCAAGACCTGCTACCTCTCATCGAGGGCTCCAACGTCACCATGAAAGACGGCAGCGTCATTGCGACGGACAACATCCTCTTCATCTGCTCTGGTGCCTTCCACGTCGTCAAGACGTCCGACATGatcgcggagctgcagggcCGACTGCCTGTACGCGtagagctgcaggcgctgacggaggaggacTTCCGCCGTATCTTGACGGAACCCAAGTTCAACCTGCTGCGGCAACAGGAAGAGATGTTGAAAACGGAGAAGATCGACGTCGTCTTCACGGAGGACGGCGTCAATGAGCTGGCCAAGGTGACCTGCGCAGTGAACAGCCAAGGTCAGAACATCGGCGCCCGTCGCCTCAACACAATCCTCGAGCGCGTCATGGACCCGTATAGCTGCAACTGCGAAGAGTACGAGGGCAAGAGGGTGGAAATCAACGCCGAGATGGTGCGGGAGGCGACGGAGAAGCTCCAGAAGAATGTGAACTTAGCTAAGTATTTATTGTGAGAGGGGGGTGGGAGATCAACGCACCGGTGTTACTGTCACGTATGCGACCCCTcaactccccccccctccctcttccgttccgctgccgctacgTTTGGTTAGCGTGCTTGTGTCTgagtgtgtgcttgtgtcaATCGGTGTACGCCGgaatggtggtggtggttgcctAAGCTCTGCATTGCCTCTCGTACAACTGGCGTACACCTGTTTAAATCTATCTATATAAACCTACACactcatatatatatatatatatgagtgtgtgcgcgccagAATGGGTGTCGGGTAtgccccccccaccccacacacacacacattctTTGTTTCcatccctccccttcttccccTGCGGCTCACACTGGCACGTCTGCGCGCCCGATACATCCATATCTCCGCGTGTTTTACACACACTGGATCCATGTGCTTCGGGGCGCTTGGTGCAAACCctccccgctccctcccAGCCCGCACACCACACCGCCGGTGCGCTCCCATGTCCGCTTCGCGTTGGTGCGCCGTGCCCCCCTGCCTGCATGCACGCGTGGGTCGTGtggccctccccctctcctcaccCCTGTGCACACTGCTGCTGTTACGCCACTGCCTCTCCTGTGTCTTCCTTACGACTTCTCGCGCTTGCTTCTGCCGTCTCTGCTCTCGGACCTCTGACGGCCCCACACGACGCCCTCTCGCGGCCTCTCACCTCCTCGCACTAACGTCTTGCCATCATGGCGCGCGCAGGTTTGCGAGCGAGCAAGGCATAACGAGCAAGACATCGAAACCTCACTtactgctgctgttctcctCCATCACAGCCGTCAGCGCTGCGATTATTATTATCACTATAGGCGCAGTGAACCTACAAGTGCACCTAAACCACATCTATCTGTCGAATACCCTCTCAAGCCAacgcacaggcgcgcgcgcgcaacgcgcacacgtgccaTCACGTTTCTGCAGGCTACGAAACGAGTGTGTGTTTGTGAGAgaccatcaccaccaccaccaccatcacacacacacacacacatataccCCTCCCCGAATCTAACAAAGAAAAATACGTCGTCTAATACAGAGCAGTGAGCACactctctccccacccccacccgccTTCCCTCGTCACCACCTGAGAGCGCTACCGGATAGTGTCAGCCACGTCTTGtgcgttgttgctgttcAGTTTCGCTCATTTCTTTCCGCGAGCGTGTGCCCGTGTCGTCGTCTCCTTTTCCACTGTACGCGCAGGTTGCTGCTCCGTCCTCGCAactctctgtgtgtgggtgtcggtgtgggcgtgcgtgtgtgtggagggggaaAGGAGTCTGCTgagcctccctcccttcctccacCTCTCTTGTGTCTTTCtctggcgtgtgcgtgggccCGCTGCGGCTCAGATCGTGAGCGCCGCCCTTCGCCCCTCTCCTAagtgtccccctccccctccacggGTCTCGCCTGCTTATTCTTTCGGCTGCGGTCGATTTGTATCGGTGTAGTGaccgctgttgttgttgtttcgaGCGTTGTGCGTGCCCCCTCTGTGGCTCGTAGCAAAGCAGCgcggtgggggtgggaggaggagagagggtgccCCCGTCTAGGCAGTCTCCGTTGGCGTTGTCGTTGTAGTTGTCAGCCTGGCACATTTCATTCCCCCCTTTCTCGGTGCTGCTTCCCTTCGCCCTTTCTGTCCTCTGTCCTTCTCTGTTCCTCTCGTGCATGCACTTGCGCGTGCTGCCACGGTGTCGCCGAACCACCACATCTTACCTGCTGCTCATCATgtccgccacggcagcgtcgtcgcggcGGAAGCAGCACTACGAGTCGCTCAAGGAGGAGTCGATGATCCCGTTCGAGATGGAGCTCGACGAGGCGATCGAGCTGCCGTTCGACGTGAACGCCGTCGCACCTACAGACGTGGCGCTGAGCGCGCCGTTTGGGGGTAAAAAAATCCCAATGCGTGCTGCAAGGGCCGCTTCAGAGAGCAGGGTTGCATGGAGTaacggcagcaccgccagcgtcgGATTCGCCGTGTGCGGCAATGGAAAGGAGCTCccgagcaccgccgcaaccgccgacggcgtcgcctcTCCCATCGCCACGCCAGCCAATGCAGCTCCCACAACCtactcggcggcggcgccgtcacgcaTGTTGACGTGGAAGGACACCAGCGCATCTCAGCGGCGTGCCGAGGCGCAGGCGAGTCGCCAAGACGACTTCCACCCCATGGTCCTGTGCCCGCTGCAGAACCTGGGCAACACGTGCTACTTCAACGcgggtgtgcagctgctcgtgaaCTGCCCCGCCCTCGTCTATGCAGTGCGCAATTCGCCGTTTGCGCGGTGGACGCGGAGCAACGGCCCCCTCACCGCCCAGGCCGTACCGATGCCGCGGGCTGaagcggcaccggcagcgacgaagcTGTGCCTGAAAGGGGGTGCCGCCATCCACACACTCTTCCAGGAGTTCTCCATCCTGCTCGCCCGCATGGAAATGGGATGTGCAGCCGGTGAGAGGGCGATCTCGCCAATTTGTGCGCTCGACTCCCTCGCGCAGGCGTATCCGCAGTTCGAGGGTCGAAGCCAGCAAGATGCAGCAGAGATGatgacgtcgctgctggccagcttggaggaggagggcggtcAGTATGTGGAAGTGGCACAGCTGCTACAGTCGTTTGAagatgccgcggcgctgcggcagggcGTGACTCCCTTGGCCTCCTCTCCCCGGGCGTCGGATCCAGTGACGCGAGCTCTCAAGGGTGCCACCTCGCCTCTCTTGGAAGCCGAGACCGCGCCCTCCGCATCGCCGCATCGGCGCAATTACAGCGAGCCCTGCAACATCGAGGAGTACTCCCAATCAtcgctgctctcctccactAGTGAGGACACCTTCCTGCCGGGTccgcgcagcgcgcactTCTTCAACGTACTGCGGCTGATGGAACGGGTCAATCGCGAGAACGAACTACTTGAGCGGCGTGtgaagcagcggcaaggcATTGCCTACACTAACTCCTTCAAGCCCCCACGGCTACACTTCAAcccgctgctggacggctTCCGCGGGTATACGTTGTCGGAGGTGGAGTGCCACAACTGCCGCGCGGTATCGCGCGTAGTGAGCCCCTTTAATGGGTTGTTGCTGGATGTGCcgacggcgaagcagcgccggcgctaCGCGTTGGCGCACCCGAATGTGCCGCGCCGCGTCGACTTCGAtgggcagctgcggcaggtgAAGAAGCCGTTTCGGCTGACCTGGTGGaaccccctctccctctgcgtgGCAGCGTGGAGGCAGCTGAAGCAGTTCTTCCAGGACCCGTTCCCGTACCCGCTCTGGCTGGACGAGTGCCTCGACATTCACTTCGAgccggaggtgctgcgcgggTGTAGCAGGTACCGTTGCGAGTCCTgcgacaccaccaccgacgccACGAAGTCGGAGACGCTTCTTGCTCTGCCCGAGTACCTGCTCATCTACATGAAGCGCTTCGAGGCCGGCCGCTTCTTCAACAGCAAGAAGTCGGACTCAGTCTTCTTTCCCACCTCGTGGCGGCCGCTCACGACGACGCAGGCGAGGCAGTCGCCTATCAACACGGACGacgcgccgccagcgctgccggaATATCTCGACCTGCGGCACTAcctgcacagcagcgtcgcaccGTTCGCAGAGCCGATCCCGCCCTGTCTGTGGGGTACTGACAACGAGCCCCACCAGCAGCATCATGTGAGCAGGGACGATGCCAGCACCCCCACCAGCTCCATCGCAACCACCTACACGCTAGACGGCATTGTCAACCACCACGGCGGCTACGACGGCGGCCATTACACAGTCTTCCTCTACAAGGCGAcggaggagcggcaggcgTGGGTGTACATCAGTGACGATGAGGTGGAGCAAGCGGAGGAAGTAGTGGCGACGGATACCGAGTACGTCCTGCTGTATCGCCGCCAACCCCTCGTGCAGGCTGCACCAGAGTCGGACgaggcagagcagctgcgccgaaAGGCGTGCTACTACCTCTCTCAGTCATCCCCCTCCTGCCCTGCCCccaacgccgcggcggcgacgaccgACGGCCCTAAAGCCAGCAAGCCTCATAGCAGTTGCCCCTTCTCGTCCTCTTCGGCAGGCGGCGTGGCTAGTACGCCACCTCACGCGGCAACCGCGGCGACCGAGCCGTGGGTATACATCTCGCGCATGTGGCTTCAGCGCGTCGCCTTCATGCACGAGCCGGGCCCGATTGTGAATCGGCTGTGTTACTGCCGTCCAGAGGATCGGGGGCGGGTGAGCATGTATCAGAGCATCTTTCCAGCCACAGTGAAAGTGCCAGCGGAGGTGCCCCACGTCCACGGCCCGCCGGTGAGCTGGTTCTACGCGCCCATCACACAGAGGGACTACGACATTTTTTACAACGCGTTTGGTGGCAACTTAGCCGTGACGGCCAGCGAGTACGAGTCACTGCGCGCAATGCAGGACAAGTTCTGCGCTGCCATTGATTTAGCggaacggcagcgagggagcgCAGCTCGCCCTGCTCCCCGGCACTGAGCATCCGATGCAGCGAGAGACAGTTACAACGGTAGCTCCTGCTGCAGTGAGACAGAAGGACGGTGTATGCGCCCTTTGCACAGTCGAGCCTGCCTTCTTCCGTTTGTGGAGCcgcaggagagagggagggagggcgtgTACCTGGTCAAGCCGCTCTATCAAGGAGGGCAGAGATGACGACGGTGAGCGACGTGCTCATCTCGCCATCACCCCTGTCGTGACCAGTGTGTTGTGCTCGTGCGCCTGCATGCTTCGATCGATCACCCAGCATCAAATTAGCAGAGAAACGAAAGgaacgcgcgcgtgcacacgcgtaAAGCGCTCGACAGGGTCCTATCCGCAACGACGGTGCTGACTTGTTGCCGTATGGAGggaaagagcgagagggggggagaggggcagcgctgcatcgaCAACACCGGCGCTCACAAACGTGTTCTTGaggctgcgtgtgtgtggtcaCCGCGAAGGTGCCGCCCATCTgctcgcctcccctcccgctcttttctttctctcttggCGTATCTGCGCGCTGCATTATTCATTgccatcatcatcatctctctctctctcgctcgctcgctcgcctccttgtctgcgccccccccccgctctaATCATAACACTCTACGCGTAGAGGCGTACACACAGGGCGAGGTGGCAGTTTTGCGTGCGCATGGACTCGTGTGCTGTGCCGCCCATCTGACCTCTGCGATTCTTCTCCTATACCTCACCCCAATCAAGCACAGatggacagcgacgacgcagctggCCAGTTCATCGATCTCACGCCGGttcggccgccgcggcggcgagaggcgacaccaccgccaccactaCGGCGTGCGGACGACTACAGCgtcaccgcggcagcgccatctgATAGCGTGAGCTCCCCCCTCCTAGGCCACAGCGCTgagggcgggggtggggatggCGGAGCGACTGTCGGCCCCACCGGCTCCACCGCATTAGGAGAAACTTCTGAGGCAGTCGCTGTGACCGCCTACAGTGgggcgatgcagcagcgctcgGAGGAGTACTCGTACATCTGGGGCACCGGCATCGCCATGGAGGTGTTTCGCGACGAGTTCCGCCGCTACCTTGAAACGTTTGCGCTCGGGCAGGTGGTGGTCGATCCGTCGCGGCGCACACTTCcctccagcggcggtggggcggcagcggcacgttCCTCTGTAAGtgacaccgccgcagccgcagccgcggagTACGCACTTCAGGAGAAGTATTACCTAAAGGAGCTCCTGCGTATGCACATGCAGGGCCGCAGCACGCTCGAGGTGGACTTCACTTGGTTGCAACgagtggcgccgcggctCTACGTGCAGACAGTGCACCACCCCACCGAGTGCCTGCAGATGATGTCAGCCGTGGCCGACGAGGTGTACCgtgatgtgctgctgctccgccacgGCATCGAAGTGGCAGAAGACGTGCTCATCACTGTGGCGGCGAAAAAGCTGCCCTCGATGTGGACGCTGAAACAGCTGAGTCCGCAGCACATTGAACAGCTGCTGAGCATCAAAGGGATGGTGATTCGTGTCTCCAAGATCGTTCCCGAGATTCGAGTAGCGTGCTTCCAGTGCTGGAACTGCCAGTACCAGGAGCGCAGCGTGAGCGGGGACAAGGGCCGCATCTTCGAGCCGACCCGCTGCGCGCACTGTGGAAAAACCTACTCCTTCAAGCTGCAGCACAACCTGTCGCTCTACGAGGACAAACAGCTCATCAAGGTGCAGGAGTCGCCGGAGCACGTCGCGGACGGCGAGACACCCATCTCGATCGGTGTCGTGGTGTACGGTAGCATGGTCGACGCAGTCGTGCCAGGCGACCGCGTCATTGTCACGGGTGTGTACCGGTCTACCCCAATTCGGCTCAATGCCAACACGCGCATCATCAAGAGCATCTTCGCCACCCACATCGACGCCGTTCACATTGAGCTGGTGCGTGCGACCCGTGCGTCAGAGGCGGGGGCGAAGAAGGGCTGCTTCGCCAACGGCAATGCCACCGGCACCGGTCTTCATGTCTCCACGCCAACGTTAGCGACCGCGAAGAATGCGGAGGGAGACTTGTCTAGTGCGGTGCTGATGGACACGGCACGCCTCGACATGTTCCATTCCCTCGCCCATCGCCCCGACATCTACGACGTGCTCCTCCACTCCTTCGCCCGCACCATCTGGGGCCACGACGACGTCAAGCGCGGCATCCTGGCGCAGCTCTTTG from Leishmania major strain Friedlin complete genome, chromosome 9 includes:
- a CDS encoding putative ubiqitin hydrolase, translating into MHLRVLPRCRRTTTSYLLLIMSATAASSRRKQHYESLKEESMIPFEMELDEAIELPFDVNAVAPTDVALSAPFGGKKIPMRAARAASESRVAWSNGSTASVGFAVCGNGKELPSTAATADGVASPIATPANAAPTTYSAAAPSRMLTWKDTSASQRRAEAQASRQDDFHPMVLCPLQNLGNTCYFNAGVQLLVNCPALVYAVRNSPFARWTRSNGPLTAQAVPMPRAEAAPAATKLCLKGGAAIHTLFQEFSILLARMEMGCAAGERAISPICALDSLAQAYPQFEGRSQQDAAEMMTSLLASLEEEGGQYVEVAQLLQSFEDAAALRQGVTPLASSPRASDPVTRALKGATSPLLEAETAPSASPHRRNYSEPCNIEEYSQSSLLSSTSEDTFLPGPRSAHFFNVLRLMERVNRENELLERRVKQRQGIAYTNSFKPPRLHFNPLLDGFRGYTLSEVECHNCRAVSRVVSPFNGLLLDVPTAKQRRRYALAHPNVPRRVDFDGQLRQVKKPFRLTWWNPLSLCVAAWRQLKQFFQDPFPYPLWLDECLDIHFEPEVLRGCSRYRCESCDTTTDATKSETLLALPEYLLIYMKRFEAGRFFNSKKSDSVFFPTSWRPLTTTQARQSPINTDDAPPALPEYLDLRHYLHSSVAPFAEPIPPCLWGTDNEPHQQHHVSRDDASTPTSSIATTYTLDGIVNHHGGYDGGHYTVFLYKATEERQAWVYISDDEVEQAEEVVATDTEYVLLYRRQPLVQAAPESDEAEQLRRKACYYLSQSSPSCPAPNAAAATTDGPKASKPHSSCPFSSSSAGGVASTPPHAATAATEPWVYISRMWLQRVAFMHEPGPIVNRLCYCRPEDRGRVSMYQSIFPATVKVPAEVPHVHGPPVSWFYAPITQRDYDIFYNAFGGNLAVTASEYESLRAMQDKFCAAIDLAERQRGSAARPAPRH